A portion of the Falco naumanni isolate bFalNau1 chromosome 9, bFalNau1.pat, whole genome shotgun sequence genome contains these proteins:
- the ARPC5L gene encoding actin-related protein 2/3 complex subunit 5-like protein isoform X2: MARSTLSSRFRRLDIDQYDENRFVEEPEEAAAAEPDASPEVEALLRQGDALRAFHAALRSAPGNARSQAMKEQAQGTMLKVLTSFKSSEIEQAVNSLDRNGIDLLMKYIYKGFEKPTENSSAILLQWHEKALAVGGLGSIVRVLTARKTV; encoded by the exons ATGGCGCGGAGCACGCTCTCCTCCCGCTTCCGCCGCCTCGACATCGACCAGTACGACGAGAACCGGTTCGTGGAGGAGCCCGAGGAAGCGGCGGCGGCCGAGCCCGACGCCAGCCCCGAGGTGGAGGCGCTGCTGAGGCA AGGGGACGCGCTGCGCGCCTTCCACGCCGCCCTGAGGAGCGCGCCGGGCAACGCGAGGAGCCAGGCGATGAAG GAGCAGGCCCAGGGAACCATGCTTAAAGTCCtcacatcttttaaaagcagtgaaatagAACAAGCAGTGAATTCCTTAGACAGAAATGGCATTGACTTGTTAATGAAGTACATTTATAAAGGATTtgaaaagccaacagaaaataGCAGTGCAATATTACTTCAGTGGCATGAAAAG GCATTAGCAGTAGGTGGACTAGGTTCCATAGTAAGAGTTCTTACAGCAAGAAAGACTGTTTAA
- the PPP6C gene encoding serine/threonine-protein phosphatase 6 catalytic subunit, translating to MAPLDLDKYVEIARLCKYLPENDLKRLCDYVCDLLLEESNVQPVSTPVTVCGDIHGQFYDLCELFRTGGQVPDTNYIFMGDFVDRGYYSLETFTYLLALKAKWPDRITLLRGNHESRQITQVYGFYDECQTKYGNANAWRYCTKVFDMLTIAALIDEQILCVHGGLSPDIKTLDQIRTIERNQEIPHKGAFCDLVWSDPEDVDTWAISPRGAGWLFGAKVTNEFVHINNLKLICRAHQLVHEGYKFMFDEKLVTVWSAPNYCYRCGNIASIMVFKDVNTREPKLFRAVPDSERVIPPRTTTPYFL from the exons ATGGCGCCGCTGGACCTAGACAAGTACGTGGAGATCGCGCGGCTCTGCAAGTACCTGCCCGAGAACGACCTCAAg CGCCTCTGCGATTATGTGTGCgacctgctgctggaggagtcCAACGTCCAGCCCGTCTCCACGCCCGTCACCGTCTGCGGGGACATCCACGGGCAG TTCTACGACCTGTGCGAGCTGTTCCGGACCGGCGGCCAGGTCCCGGACACCAACTACATCTTCATG GGTGACTTTGTAGATAGAGGTTATTATAGTCTTGAGACTTTCACTTACCTTCTTGCACTAAAAGCTAAGTGGCCTGATCGTATCACACTGTTACGAGGCAATCATGAAAGCAGGCAGATAACACAAGTATATGGATTTTATG ATGAGTGCCAAACCAAATACGGAAATGCTAATGCTTGGAGATACTGTACCAAAGTCTTTGACATGCTCACAATAGCAGCT ttaATAGATGAGCAGATTCTCTGTGTGCATGGTGGCCTCTCTCCAGACATCAAGACACTCGATCAGATTCGAACCATTGAACGTAATCAAGAAATTCCTCACAAAGGCGCCTTCTGTGACCTAGTTTGGTCTGATCCAGAAGACGTCGACACGTGGGCAATCAGTCCGCGAGGAGCAGGGTGGCTCTTTGGTGCGAAGGTGACGAACGAG tttgttCACATCAACAACTTAAAACTCATCTGCAGAGCGCATCAGCTAGTTCATGAAGGCTATAAATTCATGTTTGATGAGAAATTGGTAACGGTATGGTCTGCTCCAAATTACTGCTACCGCTGTGGAAATATTGCGTCAATCATGGTCTTTAAAGATGTAAATACAAGAGAACCAAAGTTATTCCGCGCAGTTCCAGATTCAGAACGTGTAATTCCTCCTAGAACAACCACACCGTATTTCCTCTGA
- the HSPA5 gene encoding endoplasmic reticulum chaperone BiP, translated as MRHLVLALLVLGAARADDEEKKEDVGTVVGIDLGTTYSCVGVFKNGRVEIIANDQGNRITPSYVAFTPEGERLIGDAAKNQLTSNPENTVFDAKRLIGRTWNDPSVQQDIKYLPFKVVEKKAKPHIQVDVGGGQTKTFAPEEISAMVLTKMKETAEAYLGKKVTHAVVTVPAYFNDAQRQATKDAGTIAGLNVMRIINEPTAAAIAYGLDKREGEKNILVFDLGGGTFDVSLLTIDNGVFEVVATNGDTHLGGEDFDQRVMEHFIKLYKKKTGKDVRKDNRAVQKLRREVEKAKRALSSQHQARIEIESFFEGEDFSETLTRAKFEELNMDLFRSTMKPVQKVLEDSDLKKSDIDEIVLVGGSTRIPKIQQLVKEFFNGKEPSRGINPDEAVAYGAAVQAGVLSGDQDTGDLVLLDVCPLTLGIETVGGVMTKLIPRNTVVPTKKSQIFSTASDNQPTVTIKVYEGERPLTKDNHLLGTFDLTGIPPAPRGVPQIEVTFEIDVNGILRVTAEDKGTGNKNKITITNDQNRLTPEEIERMVNDAEKFAEEDKKLKERIDARNELESYAYSLKNQIGDKEKLGGKLSSEDKETIEKAVEEKIEWLESHQDADIEDFKAKKKELEEVVQPIVSKLYGSAGPPPGEEEAAEKDEL; from the exons ATGAGGCACCTCGTGTTAGCGCTGCTGGTGTTGGGCGCCGCGCGGGCGGACGAcgaggagaagaaggaggatgTGGGCACGGTGGTGGGCATCGACCTCGGCACCACCTACTCCTG tgtgGGCGTCTTCAAGAATGGCCGCGTGGAAATCATCGCCAACGACCAGGGAAACCGTATCACGCCGTCCTACGTGGCGTTCACGCCTGAGGGCGAGCGCTTGATCGGGGACGCTGCCAAGAACCAGCTTACCTCCAACCCCGAGAACACAGTGTTCGATGCGAAGCGGCTCATTGGCCGCACCTGGAACGACCCCTCTGTGCAACAGGATATCAAGTACTTGCCATTCAAG GTTGttgaaaaaaaagccaagcccCATATTCAAGTTGATGTTGGAGGTGGACAGACAAAAACATTTGCTCCTGAAGAAATTTCTGCTATGGTCCTAACAAAGATGAAGGAAACTGCTGAGGCTTATCTGGGGAAGAAA GTTACCCACGCTGTTGTTACTGTGCCAGCTTACTTCAATGATGCTCAGCGTCAGGCTACAAAAGATGCTGGTACTATTGCAGGGTTGAATGTGATGCGAATCATCAATGAGCC AactgctgctgccattgctTATGGATTGGACAAGAGAGAGGGTGAAAAGAATATCCTTGTGTTCGACTTGGGTGGTGGAACTTTTGATGTATCCCTCCTCACAATTGACAATGGAGTCTTTGAAGTTGTGGCTACTAATGGTGACACTCACCTGGGTGGAGAAGACTTTGACCAACGTGTTATGGAACACTTCATCAAACTCtacaagaagaaaactggaaaagatgTCAGGAAGGATAACAGAGCTGTGCAGAAGTTAAGGCGGGAAGTGGAGAAAGCAAAGCGAGCCTTGTCGTCTCAGCACCAGGCTAGAATTGAAATAGAATCCTTCTTTGAAGGGGAGGATTTCTCAGAGACCCTTACTCGGGCCAAGTTTGAGGAGCTGAACATG GACCTGTTCCGTTCCACTATGAAGCCTGTTCAGAAAGTTCTGGAGGATTCTGACCTAAAGAAGTCTGATATAGATGAGATAGTTCTTGTTGGTGGCTCTACTCGCATCCCCAAAATACAGCAACTAGTTAAAGAGTTCTTCAATGGGAAAGAACCTTCTCGTGGCATTAACCCAGATGAGGCTGTAGCCTATGGTGCGGCTGTCCAGGCTGGTGTTCTCTCTGGGGACCAAGATACAG GTGACCTGGTGTTGCTTGATGTCTGTCCTCTGACACTTGGTATTGAGACTGTTGGAGGTGTAATGACCAAACTGATACCAAGGAATACTGTTGTTCCCACAAAGAAGTCTCAGATCTTCTCCACAGCTTCGGACAATCAGCCAACTGTGACAATCAAGGTCTATGAAG GTGAGCGTCCCCTCACAAAGGATAATCATCTTCTGGGAACTTTTGACCTCACTggcatccctcctgcccctcgTGGTGTCCCCCAGATTGAAGTTACCTTTGAAATAGATGTGAATGGAATCCTCCGGGTCACAGCTGAAGACAAAGGCACTGGGAACAAAAACAAGATCACTATTACAAATGATCAGAATCGCCTGACTCCAGAAGAGATTGAGAGGATGGTTAATGATGCAGAGAAATTTGCTGAGGAAGACAAGAAACTTAAAGAACGCATTGATGCCCGGAATGAGCTGGAGAGCTATGCCTATTCTCTGAAGAATCAGATCGGAGACAAAGAGAAGCTGGGTGGCAAGCTGTCATCTGAAGATAAAGAAACAATAGAGAAAGCTGTAGAGGAAAAGATTGAGTGGCTTGAAAGCCATCAAGACGCAGACATTGAagacttcaaagcaaaaaagaaggagctggaggaagtTGTTCAGCCAATTGTTAGCAAGCTCTATGGAAGTGCAGGCCCTCCCCCCGGtgaagaggaagcagcagagaaggatGAGTTGTAG
- the RABEPK gene encoding rab9 effector protein with kelch motifs isoform X2, whose protein sequence is MGLRALPLLEPGRRPQPAKWYRLSPRGERPRGRVGHGCLFLPGGGPGRVLLLGGADPAGAFADAHFVELEMGTWKSPEVRGVPPLPRTFHTSSAAIGDCLYVFGGGEKGAEPVQDQQLHVFDTATLSWCQPDTHGDPPSPRHGHIVVAVGTKLFIHGGLAGDTFYNDLFCIDTNDMRWVKIPATGDVPGGRASHSSAVFKDHLYIFGGIGPAGTLDTTYKYHTERQQWTLLQFDSPLPAGRLDHAMCIIPWQAAKSGGTSTWEDKAGDESPVLVGSNSGPLQQGQDKGCAEGAVVHLLFVFGGMNTQGEIYRDCVVSLIE, encoded by the exons ATGGGCCTGCGGGCGCTGCCGCTGCTGGAGCCAGGCCGCCGCCCGCAGCCGGCCAAGTG GTACCGGTTGTCTCCGCGCGGTGAGCGGCCCCGCGGGCGCGTGGGCCACGGCTGCCTCTTCctgcccggcggcggccccggccgcgTCCTCCTCCTGGGTGGCGCCGACCCCGCCGGCGCCTTTGCGGACGCCCACTTCGTGGAGCTGG aaatggGAACCTGGAAGAGCCCCGAAGTGAGAGGCGTGCCGCCGCTGCCCAGGACGTTTCACACATCCTCAGCAGCTATAGGAGACTGTCTGTATGTGTttggagggggagagaaaggagCAGAACCGGTTCAAGACCAGCAGCTGCATGTGTTTGACACCG CTACCTTGTCCTGGTGCCAGCCGGATACTCACGGTGACCCCCCTTCTCCTCGGCATGGGCACATTGTGGTTGCAGTTGGGACCAAACTGTTCATCCACGGTGGTTTAGCTGGAGACACTTTTTACAATGATCTGTTCTGCATTGATACAA ATGATATGAGGTGGGTTAAGATCCCAGCCACGGGCGATGTCCCAGGAGGACGGGCATCCCACTCATCAGCCGTGTTTAAGGATCACTTGTACATTTTTGGTGGGATAGGGCCCGCTGGGACACTAGACACTACATACAAGTATCACACAG agaggcagcagtgGACGCTCCTACAGTTTGATTCCCCGCTGCCTGCTGGGAGGCTGGACCATGCTATGTGCATCATTCCCTGGCAGGCTGCGAAGAGTGGAGGCACCAGCACCTGGGAAGACAAAGCTGGGGATGAGTCAcctgtgctggtgggcagcaacAGTGgccccctgcagcagggccaggatAAGGGGTGTGCTGAGGGTGCAGTTGTGCACCTGCTGTTTGTATTTGGTGGGATGAACACACAGGGGGAAATATACAGGGACTGTGTGGTCAGTCTGATTGAATAG
- the ARPC5L gene encoding actin-related protein 2/3 complex subunit 5-like protein isoform X1, with the protein MARSTLSSRFRRLDIDQYDENRFVEEPEEAAAAEPDASPEVEALLRHRGDALRAFHAALRSAPGNARSQAMKEQAQGTMLKVLTSFKSSEIEQAVNSLDRNGIDLLMKYIYKGFEKPTENSSAILLQWHEKALAVGGLGSIVRVLTARKTV; encoded by the exons ATGGCGCGGAGCACGCTCTCCTCCCGCTTCCGCCGCCTCGACATCGACCAGTACGACGAGAACCGGTTCGTGGAGGAGCCCGAGGAAGCGGCGGCGGCCGAGCCCGACGCCAGCCCCGAGGTGGAGGCGCTGCTGAGGCA CAGAGGGGACGCGCTGCGCGCCTTCCACGCCGCCCTGAGGAGCGCGCCGGGCAACGCGAGGAGCCAGGCGATGAAG GAGCAGGCCCAGGGAACCATGCTTAAAGTCCtcacatcttttaaaagcagtgaaatagAACAAGCAGTGAATTCCTTAGACAGAAATGGCATTGACTTGTTAATGAAGTACATTTATAAAGGATTtgaaaagccaacagaaaataGCAGTGCAATATTACTTCAGTGGCATGAAAAG GCATTAGCAGTAGGTGGACTAGGTTCCATAGTAAGAGTTCTTACAGCAAGAAAGACTGTTTAA
- the RABEPK gene encoding rab9 effector protein with kelch motifs isoform X1, which yields MGLRALPLLEPGRRPQPAKWYRLSPRGERPRGRVGHGCLFLPGGGPGRVLLLGGADPAGAFADAHFVELGAHRWAAAGWSGLRPRYEHATCLPAGSPPRLWVFGGAHPAGNRNCVQVLDLEMGTWKSPEVRGVPPLPRTFHTSSAAIGDCLYVFGGGEKGAEPVQDQQLHVFDTATLSWCQPDTHGDPPSPRHGHIVVAVGTKLFIHGGLAGDTFYNDLFCIDTNDMRWVKIPATGDVPGGRASHSSAVFKDHLYIFGGIGPAGTLDTTYKYHTERQQWTLLQFDSPLPAGRLDHAMCIIPWQAAKSGGTSTWEDKAGDESPVLVGSNSGPLQQGQDKGCAEGAVVHLLFVFGGMNTQGEIYRDCVVSLIE from the exons ATGGGCCTGCGGGCGCTGCCGCTGCTGGAGCCAGGCCGCCGCCCGCAGCCGGCCAAGTG GTACCGGTTGTCTCCGCGCGGTGAGCGGCCCCGCGGGCGCGTGGGCCACGGCTGCCTCTTCctgcccggcggcggccccggccgcgTCCTCCTCCTGGGTGGCGCCGACCCCGCCGGCGCCTTTGCGGACGCCCACTTCGTGGAGCTGG GCGCGCACCGCTGGGCCGCGGCCGGCTGGAGCGGGCTGCGGCCGCGCTACGAGCACgccacctgcctgcccgccggcagccccccgcgccTCTGGGTCTTCGGCGGCGCCCACCCGGCGGGGAACCGGAACTGCGTCCAGGTGCTGGACCTCG aaatggGAACCTGGAAGAGCCCCGAAGTGAGAGGCGTGCCGCCGCTGCCCAGGACGTTTCACACATCCTCAGCAGCTATAGGAGACTGTCTGTATGTGTttggagggggagagaaaggagCAGAACCGGTTCAAGACCAGCAGCTGCATGTGTTTGACACCG CTACCTTGTCCTGGTGCCAGCCGGATACTCACGGTGACCCCCCTTCTCCTCGGCATGGGCACATTGTGGTTGCAGTTGGGACCAAACTGTTCATCCACGGTGGTTTAGCTGGAGACACTTTTTACAATGATCTGTTCTGCATTGATACAA ATGATATGAGGTGGGTTAAGATCCCAGCCACGGGCGATGTCCCAGGAGGACGGGCATCCCACTCATCAGCCGTGTTTAAGGATCACTTGTACATTTTTGGTGGGATAGGGCCCGCTGGGACACTAGACACTACATACAAGTATCACACAG agaggcagcagtgGACGCTCCTACAGTTTGATTCCCCGCTGCCTGCTGGGAGGCTGGACCATGCTATGTGCATCATTCCCTGGCAGGCTGCGAAGAGTGGAGGCACCAGCACCTGGGAAGACAAAGCTGGGGATGAGTCAcctgtgctggtgggcagcaacAGTGgccccctgcagcagggccaggatAAGGGGTGTGCTGAGGGTGCAGTTGTGCACCTGCTGTTTGTATTTGGTGGGATGAACACACAGGGGGAAATATACAGGGACTGTGTGGTCAGTCTGATTGAATAG